Within the Vigna angularis cultivar LongXiaoDou No.4 chromosome 10, ASM1680809v1, whole genome shotgun sequence genome, the region CCTTTCTACCACACAAGATCTCAAAAATATGCTTTAGGGAAAAACTAATAGAGAGGAGTGATAACCAAGtgacaaattattattatttgaaaaccATTTCCTGAAGCTTCAGAAATATCCCTAGCTGGATACCAAAACTGAACACATAATTGTGAATGATACTAAGTAGCAATACTAAAGTAGTACTTAAGTAAATTTTGCTGTGTCATTTGCAAAACGAAAAAGACTAATTGCCACAGGGTCACTGAAACGTGCTTTCTAACAAtaattttcatatcttttatgCATACCGCATCAacagatgcctcagctggaccCCTGACAGTAGTTAGAGAAGATTCAATGAGATGGCGATATCCTTGCTCTGGAGCTATTAGATGAGGTTGATAACCATCAGCCTCTGTAATACGTTTTCTTATATTTTCCATTGAAAGTTGTTTATCAAACTGCAGCCTTTTTAAAGCAGCAGGCAGCTGATTGTCAAAgacattataaattttatcacCTCCAGGTCGCCTGTAAGGGATTAACAAATTATTGTTAGTTTGAGAAAAGGAATGAAACGCAAGGATAAGAAACAAAAGGGTAAAGGCCGtgaatcattttaaaataaataagtgtgCAAAAAGGTAATACATACACGCCATCAAGATGTTCTTTGAATATTTGATCAAATGAGCGGCATATTTCCATGATTGAATACAACTTTCCCTGCACGTGATTTGCGATCAATcatttgaaaattcaaatatagAATGCTACATTAGGATGAAAATATAAGGCCTTTTTCAACAAGGGAccatataaaataatcaagagttttcagaaatttaaacttaaaattggTTGTGTTATGAAGAGTACAATTACCCCTTCATCAGCTGCAATAGGCTTTCCCAGACGACTCAGTTCAGCTTCTAGTTCAGCAATTGTTTTACTAATAAGAGACTGAATACCAGGAATTTTGGACTTGATTACTGCCTCCAATTgctgatataaaaaaaataatgatttagtCATTGAAgcaagtaaaataaaatattccaaGTAGTATTACTAACaccaatgtaaaataaaaagaaataatgtaTATTTCATCCAGTTATTAATCTATAAGGATAAATTGTTATATTGTTTACCTTTGAAAGCATCTTTGCTAGATGCTCAGAACCCATTCTGTGAGCAAGGTGCTTATATTCAGGGGTACTAGAAAAATATTCACGTTCTCTACGTCTAGCAGCAATCATGTCAACGTTCTTGTTAATATCCGCTTGCGATCTATTGACAACACCAACCCAGGGATATTTTAATCTATAAGCTCTCCCTTCCAACATCtgaagaagaaatatacatAATAAAGATAAGTACAAAGTCACGTAGCCAAGTGTTCCACTTGCGAAAGTGAAATAGGTGCCCGTTCCTCATGTCCATGTCATGAATTAGAAATAAGATAATTGAAGTAAGCTTAACTCTCAAGCAGAAAAAATGTCTTAAAACATAACTAAAAATGATTTACTTACATCAACAGCATCAGTACCCTTGTCCATAAGATCAATCTTTGTCAAGACTCCGAATGTTCTTTCtccttaaaattaaatcaacaaCGATAGAATTAGAACATCTATAGACTATTTGCTTCAAGCTGTTCAAAACAATTGAATTGGTCATCCGTAAGAATGTGCATTTTCTAACTCATTGAGTCTGGGGAACCAATGACCTTCACTAAATTGCAAAACAAATAGTAATCAAGAATACAGAAAATAGAATGACTGAATTACCAGTGGGATCCACTTCACGGGATATTTTAATTGCATCCGATGTTGCAAGATCTTGATTGGCTGGTGTAATTGCCAAAATTATACAGTTTGGCTGCAGATTAAGATCAAATTCAATATAccacatttttaaaaatgtagaattttttttaagtatgttCCTTGCATTGATAAATCTTTTTAACTAAAATGTGGCTAGCTTTTGGGGAATAGACAAactaaacaaaatcaattttctaGAAAAGCAATATCATACAAGTTGTGGCAGGAAAGCTAATGTAATATGCTGTCTTGCAAATTTTGTTCTAGCAGAGTCCTGTTACAGAAAGGACACTACCTTCTCAATGTAGGAGCGAACCATATTCTCAATATCTTGGACAATGCTATCTGGTTGACCCtctgtattttgaaaaaaaaaattgttagcaTGTCACTCTCCAATGTCCAAAATAAAAATCTGACCATTCCCTGATTCCCACAGGGTAAGGACAAAAAAGACACGTCTAATTTTGCTTACCTACAGCTACCTTTGTAAGGCCAGGAAGATCAATGAGTGTCAAGTTAACAACTGCACGTCCAATGGACCATAGtaagttaaaaatttagatcAAAGAAAGCACGTGGAGTGCAACAAGAAGATAATGAagaaaacagaaattcaaacaTACCATTGGGAGAATATATACTAAGATGAATGGGGACACTTGAAATCTGTTTTGTTCGTCCAGTCTCCCTATCGGTTTCATCTTGAATTTCCTTTCTCACAGCAGCTGCATAAACGaataaaaacaaagttaatCATAAATGCCATAATCAtcgagaaattaaaaaaaaaacaagaaaaaaaaagacaccaACTCACCAAAGATAGCAAGTGATGAGCAAtgacaaagaaattaaaaaaaaaaaaaaaaaaaaaaaaaaaaaaaaaaaaaaaaaaaaaactggacATAGTTAAGTAGTACCGAAATCGGTGAACCTCTTCCTTGGAAGGTGAAGAAATTCAGCATACTCTCTGCCACCCTCCTCAATCTTGTGAAGCTGCAAAACAAGGGGTCGCCGGGTAACAATTCCTGCACGTGTGTTGCATGCCACATCACATGAATTTGCCAACACAAGATAAAAGTAGAGTTCAGTTGGAGAATGTAATTTGCTTTGGCATAATTACCCGATCCACGAGGTAAGAAATCCTTGCCAACAACACTTTCAAGCACTGAAGACTTTCCAGAGCTCTGAAAGAAACACAAAAGGCGAAAACGAAGTCAAAATAAAAGGCATTACTAGCcgagaaatataataaattgaattgaatttgtCGTTTAAAAACCTGGCCACCGACGACGGCTATGGCGGGGAGAGAGTCCCAGAGAGTCGGCAACGCACTTGCTTCGCCATGATCGCCTAAAGCGGTGCAAGCCCTCTGGATTTTGTTCACCAAAGAAATTAGGTTATCCATTCACCGATTATTGCAGTGTTGCTTGCTTTCTGCCTTCAGcgtttttctttcaatttcagagagagagagagtctTGTAAGAAGGAGCTTACTTGACTCAAGTCTTTAAATCGTGAGTTCGTCCTTTGCCGTTAGATATTGTTTACCGTTGGAACATTCTTTGATAAATGCTGATTAACTGATtaattaatagatattttttctAACTTGATGTGTAAGTAATGTTAAATAGAGcatttagatattttttctaaattaatgtGTAAGTAATGTCAAATGGAGTATTTATTAGTGAGTAGCCTTATTTATTGTATTGaccataatatttttatatctaataaatttttatattttttattatagctTTTAATcgctttcttttttcttttataaacacaaaatttactttttttaatgcttatattatcttgaaaatgaGTTGTGAATGTGTTGAAAAACCATCTACCATATTTGTTTAGGATTTTTTATCTTAACCACTAAAAAATGgtattattgttttttcttttatttgtttgggttttttatttttttaatattgtggTGATTTGTGTCCTCccattttcaaatgtaaatttgaaTTGGCCATTTTAAACTGTAGTGACGTGTGGTAGTGGGGTTCCTTTGGTTGAGGGAAAGTGCACCGTTGGAGCTACAAGAGTGTGGTCAATTGCAGTTTTGTCttacattcatattttataacgGATTAATTTTcggaaacttttttttttaaacctggacgtaatattatttttcattatttgtcTTGAAAATTAAATGaggagaaaattaaatatatatttgtttatggTAATTGTtcgtattttttatattatacgtttgtttttctaattatgtttttctcttgTCTTTTCTCTGTTCTGAAGTTTTAACTCGAAGTTGTTCTGAAATAATAAGTTTTCTCTGTCTAATTTACATCTTATCAGGAGAATTTCtccaaattataaaaaaaaaatattcaaaacgatttaaacaaaacaaaatgtaattCTAGAATGATAACAGAtgatttattgtaaataaaacataaaaggtACAAACAAAGGCATTTATATGCCTTGAAATTCATAcagaattaaaagaattataaactATTCAAAAATAGAATCACATCTTAAAATACTTTAACAATAGGGAGAGAGAATGTGACACTAacaatagttatatttattgggtgttattcaattataaatatttctaaatgtTGATTTCTGTCTGCAAACTACAACTTCTACAATTCAGAATGTACTTTTACTATCCATTGgattttacttttcatttt harbors:
- the LOC108320932 gene encoding dynamin-related protein 5A is translated as MDNLISLVNKIQRACTALGDHGEASALPTLWDSLPAIAVVGGQSSGKSSVLESVVGKDFLPRGSGIVTRRPLVLQLHKIEEGGREYAEFLHLPRKRFTDFAAVRKEIQDETDRETGRTKQISSVPIHLSIYSPNVVNLTLIDLPGLTKVAVEGQPDSIVQDIENMVRSYIEKPNCIILAITPANQDLATSDAIKISREVDPTGERTFGVLTKIDLMDKGTDAVDMLEGRAYRLKYPWVGVVNRSQADINKNVDMIAARRREREYFSSTPEYKHLAHRMGSEHLAKMLSKQLEAVIKSKIPGIQSLISKTIAELEAELSRLGKPIAADEGGKLYSIMEICRSFDQIFKEHLDGVRPGGDKIYNVFDNQLPAALKRLQFDKQLSMENIRKRITEADGYQPHLIAPEQGYRHLIESSLTTVRGPAEASVDAVHSLLKDLVHKAISETLDLKQYPGLRVEVGNAAIDSLEKMREESKKAALQLVDMECGYLTVDFFRKIPQDVDKGGNPTHSIFDRYNDSYLRRIGTNVLSYVNMVCASLQHSIPKSIVYCQVREAKRGLLDHFFTELGKIEPKRLSSLLNEDPAIMERRSALAKRLELYRSAQAEIDAVAWSK